In Fimbriimonadales bacterium, the following are encoded in one genomic region:
- a CDS encoding NAD(P)H-dependent oxidoreductase subunit E: MRTVHSLSKSERAKPPKPEELTLHFSEKAIKELETIITHYPEKKAAILPALWIAQREYGGFLPPEAIAEVAFRLNRSYAEIEGVATFYTMYHVGHKLGKHLIEVCTCLTCAVCGAYRIADYLKEKLGIDWGDTTPDGLFTLEEVECLDACDRAPVLQVGTEYYGPVDKDAIDKLIEDLKAKEESTVIELADTLVSLHFRKNEVSGS; this comes from the coding sequence ATGCGAACTGTACACTCCTTATCGAAATCGGAAAGAGCGAAACCGCCGAAGCCTGAAGAACTGACGCTTCATTTTTCGGAAAAAGCGATAAAGGAATTAGAAACAATCATCACGCATTATCCCGAGAAAAAGGCTGCGATATTGCCGGCACTTTGGATTGCGCAGAGAGAATATGGCGGATTTCTCCCCCCCGAAGCGATAGCAGAGGTCGCATTCCGACTCAATCGAAGTTACGCAGAAATCGAAGGGGTAGCGACTTTCTATACGATGTATCACGTCGGTCATAAACTGGGAAAACATCTGATAGAAGTATGCACATGTTTAACTTGTGCCGTATGCGGAGCCTATCGAATTGCAGATTATCTCAAAGAGAAATTAGGAATAGATTGGGGGGATACCACACCCGATGGCTTATTCACGTTAGAAGAAGTAGAGTGTTTGGACGCATGCGATAGAGCACCAGTGCTTCAAGTAGGAACGGAATATTACGGACCTGTAGATAAAGACGCAATCGATAAACTCATCGAAGATTTGAAAGCGAAAGAGGAGTCTACAGTAATCGAGCTCGCGGATACTTTGGTCTCTTTACATTTTAGGAAGAACGAGGTATCGGGTTCATAG